One Paenisporosarcina sp. FSL H8-0542 genomic region harbors:
- a CDS encoding ABC transporter ATP-binding protein, with protein sequence MSTGKRLWLYALHYKKLLIMGIAMLTVAVAADLAGPLIAKKIIDEHIADTTAGSIDFEPIVMLLGVFFALTVVAAIFRYGEYLLLQKAANRVIQKMRNDVYQHIQTLPIRYFDNLPAGKVVARITNDTEAIRELYVTVLSQFASSAMYITGIYVALFFLDWKMASIALFVLPILFVWMVLYRKYASKYNHIVRAKVSDMNAMINESIQGMTIIQAFRREEQMQEEFEVMNREHYKYQNKLLYLDAGTSHNLVGAIRSITFVLFIWYFGGASLNATTAISVGVLYAFVDYITRLFNPVTGVVNQLAKLEQALVAAERVFRLLDRSGEDVSDEKIARYRGNVRFEDVWFAYKDEEYVLKNISFEAKQGETVALVGHTGSGKSSIMNLLFRFYDVSKGAITIDGTNIQDLSRQTVRDHMGIVLQDPYLFTGTIESNVSLGDARISREKVIASLDAVGGERVLKHLPNGIDEPVIEKGSTLSSGQRQLISFARALAFDPAILILDEATSNIDTETEEIIQHAMEVLKKGRTTFIIAHRLSTIKNADRILVLDRGAIVEQGTHDELVALGGRYEQMYRLQSGVALNPQVG encoded by the coding sequence ATGAGTACAGGAAAAAGATTATGGCTGTACGCCCTTCATTATAAAAAATTATTAATCATGGGAATTGCCATGCTGACGGTTGCAGTTGCAGCCGACTTGGCCGGTCCCTTGATTGCCAAAAAAATCATTGACGAACATATTGCAGATACGACTGCAGGTTCAATAGATTTTGAACCGATTGTGATGCTGCTGGGTGTGTTCTTTGCCTTAACGGTCGTGGCAGCAATTTTTCGTTACGGTGAATATTTATTGCTACAAAAAGCTGCGAACCGTGTTATTCAAAAAATGCGAAATGATGTGTATCAACACATCCAAACATTGCCGATCCGCTACTTTGATAACTTGCCTGCCGGTAAAGTAGTTGCTCGTATCACAAACGATACGGAAGCAATACGAGAATTATATGTAACAGTTCTTTCTCAATTTGCTTCAAGTGCTATGTACATTACAGGTATTTATGTGGCGTTGTTCTTCTTGGATTGGAAGATGGCTTCTATCGCATTATTTGTTTTACCTATTTTGTTTGTATGGATGGTCTTGTACCGAAAATATGCATCGAAATATAACCACATCGTCCGTGCAAAAGTAAGTGATATGAACGCGATGATTAATGAATCCATTCAAGGTATGACGATTATTCAAGCATTCCGTCGTGAAGAACAAATGCAAGAAGAGTTCGAAGTGATGAATCGCGAACATTACAAATATCAAAATAAACTGTTGTACTTGGATGCGGGAACTTCACATAACCTGGTTGGTGCAATCCGCTCTATTACATTTGTATTATTCATTTGGTATTTCGGCGGAGCATCTTTAAATGCAACTACTGCGATTTCAGTTGGTGTGTTATATGCTTTTGTTGATTACATTACGCGACTATTTAACCCAGTGACGGGTGTTGTGAATCAGTTAGCTAAATTAGAGCAAGCACTTGTAGCTGCTGAACGAGTTTTCCGTTTGCTGGATCGCTCTGGTGAAGATGTCAGCGACGAAAAAATTGCCCGTTATCGAGGCAATGTTCGATTCGAAGACGTGTGGTTTGCTTATAAAGATGAAGAGTATGTACTAAAAAACATTTCATTTGAAGCTAAGCAAGGGGAGACGGTGGCGTTAGTTGGTCATACCGGATCCGGTAAAAGCTCAATCATGAACTTATTGTTCCGTTTCTATGATGTATCCAAAGGTGCCATAACCATCGATGGAACAAACATTCAAGACTTGTCCCGACAAACTGTGCGAGATCATATGGGAATTGTCTTGCAAGATCCTTACTTATTTACAGGCACCATTGAATCCAACGTCAGCCTTGGAGATGCAAGAATATCCCGTGAAAAAGTGATAGCTTCTCTGGATGCAGTTGGAGGAGAACGTGTTCTGAAGCATTTACCAAATGGAATTGATGAGCCGGTAATTGAAAAAGGAAGCACTCTTTCTTCAGGTCAGCGTCAATTAATTTCATTCGCTCGTGCATTAGCATTTGATCCTGCGATATTAATTTTGGATGAAGCAACTTCCAATATTGATACAGAAACAGAAGAAATTATTCAGCATGCTATGGAAGTGCTGAAAAAAGGACGTACAACTTTCATTATTGCGCATCGACTTTCTACTATTAAAAATGCAGATCGCATTTTAGTATTGGATCGAGGGGCAATTGTTGAACAAGGAACACATGATGAATTAGTTGCACTCGGTGGCCGCTATGAACAAATGTATCGCTTACAATCTGGAGTGGCTCTTAACCCGCAAGTGGGTTAA
- a CDS encoding MFS transporter, giving the protein MNTWLSEWKKKITGFNQNIRMFMLANVLIQIGMGVFMVMYNLYIKELGLSEVVNGKVISYMSLATALVLIPAGFLSDRFGRKWSIAVGTLLTASTLFYRSIVVTEEPIVIAAFFTGLFMAIVQVSGVPFLAENSKASERMHLFSIHFSVVTVASVIGSLGGGVLADVLEFGFGMTAVDAIRWSLLAGAALFTCGIVPLLKLKPETVSEVSKVEAVINLPEQDSGFKINVRIIVLFAFAQLLIGIGSGLVIPYLNLYFANRFDASSAFIGLVLSLGSAMTAIAMLIGPMLIGPMLVKKVGKVNALVLFQLGSLPFLFLTAFTTSVWLASAGFLMRQALMNAGNPIQSAIAMEVVHDKYKGLANSVNQMVFNIGWAVMGPVSALLVTTYGSYWGYAYAFSITGVLYILSSSYFYVIFGRKKQVL; this is encoded by the coding sequence ATGAATACCTGGTTGTCTGAATGGAAGAAAAAAATTACAGGTTTTAATCAAAACATACGGATGTTCATGCTTGCGAATGTCCTGATTCAAATTGGTATGGGCGTGTTTATGGTCATGTACAATTTATATATAAAAGAACTCGGATTATCCGAAGTCGTGAATGGGAAAGTCATTTCATATATGTCTTTAGCAACAGCACTTGTCCTGATTCCTGCTGGATTTTTGAGTGATCGTTTCGGAAGGAAATGGAGCATAGCGGTCGGTACATTACTGACGGCGAGTACATTATTTTATAGAAGTATAGTTGTAACTGAAGAACCTATTGTCATTGCAGCGTTCTTTACAGGACTCTTTATGGCTATTGTGCAGGTGTCAGGCGTTCCTTTTCTCGCAGAAAACTCAAAAGCTTCCGAGCGTATGCACTTGTTCAGTATTCACTTTTCGGTTGTCACAGTGGCAAGTGTAATTGGGAGTCTCGGAGGCGGGGTATTGGCTGATGTTCTCGAATTTGGATTTGGAATGACTGCGGTCGACGCCATCCGTTGGTCTCTTCTTGCAGGAGCAGCACTGTTCACATGTGGGATTGTACCTTTATTGAAATTAAAACCTGAAACTGTTTCGGAGGTATCGAAAGTAGAAGCAGTAATAAATCTTCCCGAACAAGACAGCGGATTTAAAATAAATGTACGCATTATTGTGTTATTTGCCTTTGCTCAATTATTAATAGGAATTGGATCGGGTCTAGTCATTCCTTATTTGAATTTGTATTTTGCCAATCGATTTGATGCTTCGTCCGCATTTATCGGATTAGTGCTTTCTCTTGGTTCGGCAATGACAGCTATTGCGATGCTGATTGGTCCGATGCTGATTGGTCCGATGCTGGTCAAAAAAGTTGGGAAAGTAAATGCCCTGGTGCTATTTCAGTTAGGGTCGTTGCCGTTTTTGTTTTTAACGGCTTTTACAACTTCCGTATGGCTTGCATCTGCTGGTTTTTTAATGAGGCAGGCGTTAATGAATGCAGGTAATCCGATTCAAAGCGCGATTGCAATGGAAGTCGTCCATGATAAATATAAAGGATTAGCAAACTCCGTTAATCAAATGGTATTCAATATAGGGTGGGCAGTGATGGGTCCTGTTTCTGCTTTATTAGTGACGACATATGGCTCCTATTGGGGTTACGCCTATGCCTTTTCAATCACGGGTGTTTTATACATTCTTTCTTCCAGTTACTTTTATGTTATATTTGGAAGAAAAAAACAGGTGTTGTAA
- a CDS encoding YheE family protein, which translates to MLQHFSFKPMFENKQLPGWTFSFFYKQSRYSGEYLPDGSISWTNGSIPPDEEIVKKMIHELMLFHVYE; encoded by the coding sequence ATGCTGCAACATTTTAGCTTCAAACCCATGTTTGAAAACAAACAACTACCTGGCTGGACATTTTCATTTTTCTATAAGCAAAGTCGTTATTCTGGTGAATACTTACCGGATGGATCCATTTCATGGACAAACGGTTCTATACCTCCAGATGAAGAAATTGTAAAAAAAATGATTCACGAGCTGATGCTCTTTCATGTTTACGAATGA
- a CDS encoding ferritin-like domain-containing protein, with product MFNEQLKQAILDEYRDFYFYKSMLKLTDDPYWQSFIRHAMEDEKSHYEMFQQLHYMLTGEFVQNPPKPKPPTNLKQAAKESLEKELEATDFYKEMLLTVPLPEAYNPFFIAMHDEMEHAIRFSTMYNAL from the coding sequence ATGTTTAATGAACAATTAAAACAAGCCATATTAGACGAGTATCGAGATTTTTATTTTTATAAATCCATGTTGAAGCTGACTGATGATCCATACTGGCAATCGTTTATCAGGCATGCGATGGAGGACGAAAAAAGTCATTATGAAATGTTCCAACAACTCCATTATATGCTCACCGGCGAATTTGTACAAAATCCCCCTAAACCAAAACCACCAACTAACTTAAAGCAAGCAGCAAAAGAGTCGCTTGAAAAAGAGCTGGAAGCGACCGATTTTTACAAAGAAATGCTGCTTACCGTTCCCTTACCCGAAGCCTACAATCCCTTTTTCATTGCCATGCATGACGAAATGGAACACGCGATCAGATTTTCTACGATGTACAATGCACTTTAA
- a CDS encoding DUF445 family protein: protein MDFIWTLLFMAFIGALIGGYTNHLAIKMLFRPHEAKYIGKWRVPFTPGLIPRRRDELAKQLGRTVVEHLLTPETFKRRFFSDDMRRKAELWIQGQLTKHLFESDMTLQQWLSKAGIENVPALVENKMDSVIDEQFESLESKFASKTVKELAPEQWQKQADERIPEIVSYMIAKGETYFASEEGRKTVKRLIDDFLSSKGTFGNMIQMFMGESSSIVDRVQPEIQKFLRAPGTFELLTNVIHGELDKLKDRPLYELIGGFDLQPVITVVKSYVKQEVALEKRLDATLQSYWPEGADWTANNLTPKMTEFIFTQGEIKLEETIQRLKLEEMVEEQVDSFPVERLEDLVLGISKKEFKMITVLGALLGGLIGLIQGGIMYLINTM, encoded by the coding sequence TTGGACTTTATATGGACATTACTTTTCATGGCATTTATTGGTGCCTTAATCGGTGGGTATACGAATCACCTTGCGATTAAAATGCTGTTTCGGCCTCATGAAGCGAAATATATCGGCAAATGGCGTGTGCCATTTACGCCTGGACTAATTCCAAGGCGAAGAGATGAGTTGGCGAAACAACTTGGCCGAACGGTTGTAGAGCATTTATTGACACCAGAAACATTTAAACGACGTTTCTTCTCTGATGATATGCGAAGAAAAGCGGAGTTATGGATTCAAGGTCAACTAACCAAACATCTTTTTGAATCAGATATGACCTTACAGCAATGGCTTTCAAAAGCTGGCATCGAAAACGTTCCTGCACTTGTAGAAAATAAAATGGATTCCGTTATCGATGAACAATTCGAATCACTTGAATCCAAATTCGCATCAAAAACAGTGAAGGAGCTTGCACCCGAACAGTGGCAGAAACAAGCCGATGAACGCATTCCTGAAATCGTTTCGTATATGATTGCAAAAGGGGAAACCTACTTTGCTTCTGAAGAAGGACGGAAAACGGTTAAACGACTGATAGACGATTTCCTTTCGTCAAAGGGTACTTTTGGCAATATGATTCAAATGTTTATGGGAGAATCTTCTTCTATCGTGGATCGAGTGCAACCGGAAATTCAAAAATTCTTACGCGCACCTGGAACATTTGAACTTCTTACCAATGTTATTCACGGAGAATTGGACAAATTAAAAGATCGTCCCTTGTATGAATTGATTGGTGGGTTTGATTTACAGCCGGTAATAACGGTTGTAAAATCGTATGTCAAACAAGAGGTGGCACTTGAAAAACGTCTGGATGCTACGTTACAATCGTACTGGCCAGAGGGTGCTGATTGGACAGCCAATAACTTGACGCCCAAAATGACTGAATTTATTTTTACCCAAGGCGAAATAAAACTGGAAGAAACGATTCAACGATTAAAGCTTGAAGAGATGGTAGAAGAGCAAGTTGATTCTTTCCCTGTTGAACGTCTTGAAGATCTAGTATTGGGTATCTCTAAAAAAGAATTTAAAATGATTACGGTACTTGGGGCATTACTTGGTGGACTTATTGGTTTAATCCAAGGTGGTATCATGTACTTAATCAATACTATGTAG
- a CDS encoding YlbF family regulator — MSVNIYDDINRLETTFRKTSEYASVQKAVAAVKADEQALALFKSFRDLQMTLQQKQMQGEEISGEELEYAQKTAQLAQSNPKIEQMLQAEMALSGLMEEVNRVLMKPVQSLYEGI, encoded by the coding sequence ATGTCAGTTAATATTTATGATGATATCAATCGATTAGAAACCACATTCAGAAAAACGTCAGAGTATGCTTCTGTACAAAAAGCAGTAGCAGCAGTAAAGGCGGATGAACAAGCATTAGCGTTGTTTAAGAGCTTCCGTGATTTGCAAATGACACTGCAACAAAAACAAATGCAAGGTGAAGAAATCTCGGGTGAAGAACTTGAGTACGCTCAGAAAACGGCACAACTTGCTCAATCGAATCCTAAAATTGAACAGATGCTTCAAGCTGAAATGGCGCTTAGTGGGTTAATGGAAGAAGTTAACCGTGTATTAATGAAGCCTGTACAGTCATTATATGAAGGAATTTAA
- the cspC gene encoding cold shock protein CspC has product MEQGTVKWFNAEKGFGFIERENGDDVFVHFSAIQSEGFKSLDEGQKVTFDVEQGARGAQASNVQKA; this is encoded by the coding sequence ATGGAACAAGGTACAGTAAAATGGTTTAATGCAGAAAAAGGTTTTGGTTTTATCGAGCGTGAAAATGGGGACGATGTATTCGTACATTTCTCAGCAATCCAAAGTGAAGGTTTCAAATCTTTAGACGAAGGTCAAAAAGTTACTTTCGACGTTGAGCAAGGCGCTCGTGGAGCTCAAGCTTCAAACGTTCAAAAAGCATAA
- a CDS encoding MepB family protein, which yields MNNESYNIWTSSKAIHNDLLIAKELLYNKCGFDCTLPRAESESADYGAYTFEISGLSIKYRVAKITPTKIGQFVTLWKREGKGPIQPFHNSDNIDLFIVSTRKDNYFGQFIFPKSVLLEKGIISDCNNEGKRAIRVYPPWDNTTSRQALKTQKWQLEYFMEIIEDQSIDLTRAKKLFQR from the coding sequence GTGAATAATGAATCTTATAATATTTGGACATCATCGAAGGCAATTCACAATGATCTCCTTATTGCAAAGGAGCTACTATATAATAAGTGTGGATTTGACTGCACTCTCCCAAGAGCTGAATCTGAAAGTGCCGATTATGGCGCTTATACTTTTGAGATTAGCGGGTTATCTATTAAATATCGAGTAGCTAAGATAACTCCAACCAAGATAGGACAGTTTGTTACTTTATGGAAGAGGGAAGGTAAGGGACCTATTCAACCATTCCACAACTCGGATAATATAGATTTATTTATTGTAAGCACTCGAAAAGACAATTATTTCGGGCAGTTTATTTTTCCGAAATCTGTATTACTGGAAAAAGGAATAATATCAGACTGTAACAATGAAGGTAAACGAGCCATTAGAGTTTATCCACCCTGGGATAATACAACAAGTAGACAAGCGCTAAAAACTCAAAAATGGCAATTAGAATATTTCATGGAAATTATTGAAGATCAATCAATTGATTTAACTCGCGCAAAAAAACTGTTCCAGAGATAA
- a CDS encoding type II CAAX endopeptidase family protein has translation MKNVIYLFGPTIMIFLGINIFESIPITFGLFYSWLFLIPFVSYFRNPALKSSFYQSIKTEKTLKSIMTGLISGVLCAIAIFGSLSLAMGHLFEIDHVSDILVQWEFSGPIMWLYIFILICINPFLEEWYWREFMYKRYLDKLGTMRSVIITSFFYALYHLLVLIPLVDMPLSVIATIPVLLAGLLWGYFRKIFSSITASVISHTLADIGIILFYIVYLMQ, from the coding sequence ATGAAAAATGTAATCTACCTTTTCGGTCCTACAATCATGATTTTTTTAGGTATCAATATATTTGAATCGATTCCCATCACATTCGGTTTATTTTATAGCTGGCTTTTTTTAATTCCTTTTGTTTCTTATTTTAGGAACCCAGCACTTAAATCTTCATTTTATCAATCCATCAAAACTGAAAAAACATTGAAATCCATTATGACCGGTCTTATTAGCGGAGTTTTGTGCGCCATTGCAATCTTCGGCTCATTGTCATTAGCAATGGGTCACTTATTTGAAATTGATCATGTTTCGGATATACTCGTCCAGTGGGAATTTAGTGGTCCGATTATGTGGCTCTATATTTTCATATTGATTTGCATCAATCCATTTTTGGAAGAATGGTATTGGCGTGAATTTATGTACAAGCGATATCTTGATAAATTAGGAACCATGCGAAGTGTCATCATTACTTCATTTTTTTATGCCCTCTATCATTTGTTGGTTCTGATTCCGCTCGTTGATATGCCTTTGAGTGTTATCGCAACCATACCAGTCCTACTTGCAGGTTTGCTTTGGGGCTATTTTAGAAAGATTTTTTCATCCATCACCGCTTCAGTGATTAGCCACACACTCGCAGATATCGGTATTATCCTTTTTTATATTGTTTATTTAATGCAATAA
- a CDS encoding enoyl-CoA hydratase — MTYETVSVEKNGRLATLTLNRPQSMNAMNALMMREIAEALEWLHEEKDVQVLLIKGEGRAFSAGGDIKAMLDPESPMDIDSVMGDISRLAKALYTLPMVTIASVHGAAAGLGLSLVLGCDVVIAEENSKLAMNFIGIGLIPDGAGHFFLKERVGIPKAKQLIWSGKVLNGHEALSLGIIDEVTAEGKAYDHAELSAAKFLSAPLKAMIASKQILHTQHVHELERVLALESTSQSAMRRTKDHLEGIQAFVEKRKPIFKGI; from the coding sequence TTGACATATGAAACAGTAAGTGTAGAAAAAAATGGACGCTTGGCGACGTTGACTTTGAACCGTCCTCAAAGCATGAATGCAATGAACGCTTTAATGATGAGAGAAATTGCCGAAGCACTGGAATGGTTGCACGAAGAGAAAGATGTGCAGGTGTTATTAATCAAAGGAGAAGGACGTGCTTTTTCGGCAGGTGGTGATATTAAAGCAATGTTGGATCCGGAAAGTCCAATGGATATTGACTCAGTCATGGGCGATATATCCCGTCTAGCGAAGGCACTTTATACTCTTCCTATGGTTACGATTGCTTCTGTTCATGGAGCAGCAGCGGGACTGGGGCTTAGTTTAGTGCTTGGGTGTGATGTTGTCATTGCAGAGGAAAACAGTAAACTTGCTATGAACTTTATTGGCATTGGCTTGATTCCAGACGGAGCAGGACATTTCTTCTTAAAAGAAAGAGTGGGTATTCCAAAAGCTAAGCAACTGATTTGGTCAGGTAAAGTGTTGAATGGACACGAAGCCTTGTCCCTTGGCATAATTGATGAAGTGACGGCTGAAGGAAAGGCTTATGATCATGCGGAACTTTCGGCAGCAAAATTCTTGTCTGCCCCTTTGAAAGCAATGATTGCATCTAAACAAATATTACATACGCAACATGTACATGAATTGGAGCGTGTTCTGGCACTTGAAAGTACATCTCAATCAGCAATGCGTCGGACGAAGGATCATTTGGAGGGCATACAAGCCTTTGTGGAAAAACGAAAACCAATTTTTAAAGGTATATAA
- a CDS encoding YhzD family protein: protein MKSYKFTAFEKTGKLIVEETWEFASDEEAKAKGQDLIDEKDFTDRTHRLVNNSGKLILFHV, encoded by the coding sequence TTGAAATCTTATAAATTCACAGCGTTTGAAAAAACAGGGAAATTAATCGTCGAAGAGACTTGGGAGTTTGCCTCTGATGAGGAAGCAAAAGCAAAAGGACAAGATTTAATCGATGAAAAAGACTTTACCGACCGGACGCATCGCTTGGTCAATAATTCCGGGAAATTAATTTTATTTCACGTATAA
- a CDS encoding helix-turn-helix transcriptional regulator, whose protein sequence is MKNFVKEKRMELNMTQDDLSEKLDVSRQTIISLEKGRYNPSINLAFKLARLFSCTIEDLFVYEEEEKGV, encoded by the coding sequence TTGAAGAATTTCGTGAAAGAGAAGCGTATGGAATTAAATATGACGCAAGATGATCTTTCCGAAAAGTTAGATGTATCAAGACAAACCATAATTTCGTTAGAAAAAGGAAGATACAATCCGTCCATCAATTTGGCATTTAAATTGGCACGATTATTTAGTTGCACGATTGAAGACTTATTCGTTTATGAGGAGGAGGAAAAAGGTGTTTGA
- a CDS encoding ABC transporter ATP-binding protein, with product MTLQIEHVTKKFGDFTAVKDLSMSVKQGSMFGFLGANGAGKTTTFRMILGLLDPTEGAITWNGQPISYENSTHIGYLPEERGLYPKMKVEDQLVYLGQLRGMKKNDAKIAAHQWLERFEVPHYANKKVEELSKGNQQKIQVIASVIHKPSLIILDEPFSGLDPVNVEILKKAILDIQKEGATIVFSSHRMDHVEELCEQLCIMHHGEAIVRGSLREVKRGFGRQNVRLKADFDLSFLSDMEGVNSFKPSIEGGLFQISEEQTAHELLRMALTKGDIRYFAIEEPSLQDIFIEKVGKEHA from the coding sequence ATGACATTACAGATAGAACATGTAACGAAGAAATTTGGGGATTTCACTGCAGTCAAAGATTTATCCATGTCTGTTAAACAAGGGAGCATGTTTGGTTTTCTAGGTGCGAATGGCGCTGGCAAAACGACTACTTTCCGCATGATTCTTGGATTATTGGATCCAACAGAAGGGGCCATTACTTGGAATGGCCAACCAATCAGTTATGAAAACAGTACACATATCGGGTATTTGCCTGAAGAACGTGGACTCTATCCAAAAATGAAAGTGGAAGATCAGCTGGTTTATTTAGGTCAGCTCCGCGGCATGAAAAAGAACGATGCAAAAATTGCAGCACATCAATGGCTTGAGCGATTTGAAGTGCCACACTATGCAAATAAAAAAGTGGAAGAACTCTCGAAAGGAAATCAACAAAAAATACAAGTGATTGCCTCTGTAATCCACAAGCCTTCGTTAATCATTTTAGATGAGCCATTCAGTGGGCTGGATCCGGTCAATGTAGAAATTTTGAAAAAAGCGATATTGGACATCCAAAAAGAAGGCGCAACAATTGTCTTTTCTAGTCATCGTATGGACCATGTAGAAGAACTGTGTGAACAGCTTTGCATCATGCATCACGGGGAAGCAATTGTCAGAGGGTCTCTACGTGAAGTGAAAAGAGGATTTGGACGTCAAAACGTTCGATTGAAAGCGGATTTCGATCTTTCCTTTTTAAGTGACATGGAAGGTGTGAATTCATTCAAGCCTTCCATCGAAGGTGGACTATTTCAAATTTCGGAAGAACAAACTGCACATGAATTATTGCGAATGGCCTTAACGAAAGGTGATATTCGATATTTTGCAATTGAAGAGCCATCCCTTCAGGACATCTTTATTGAAAAGGTGGGAAAAGAACATGCGTAA
- a CDS encoding ABC transporter permease encodes MRNFWTIFKQSFWTKAKTKSFVITTLIVIAGIFLMANIATIITKIQDAGVFDGGAEKDTIYVVEEDGKLLNQLQQQLKASESDITLKATSKSVEDLEQQITDEKIASFLVLKLDDTDTIQATYISKNATDFEQPMQVREALQTVQTNIKATSLELSPEEVGQLFSPIQFEQDAVSASSKSEEELSQARGLVYVLIFVIYFAVFYYSNMIAMEVATEKSSRVMEIIISSVSPVKHMFAKIAGVGTLGLLQIAIFGAAGFTALKTSSSDLTSGVFSFFGFSNVSISTMIFAVIFFLLGYFLYATLAALLGSLVSRTEDVQQLLLPMTFLIIIASFIAFSGLGNPEASYVQFASYFPFFTPLVMFLRVGMLDLPIWEPLLGIGILLVTIFILGWFGSRVYRGGVLMYGASQSLKDIKKALDLGRK; translated from the coding sequence ATGCGTAATTTCTGGACAATATTTAAACAATCATTTTGGACGAAAGCTAAAACGAAATCTTTTGTGATTACGACACTCATTGTGATTGCCGGGATTTTCCTGATGGCCAACATTGCGACCATAATTACCAAAATTCAGGATGCAGGTGTATTTGATGGGGGAGCGGAGAAAGATACAATTTACGTTGTTGAAGAAGATGGAAAATTGCTCAATCAACTTCAGCAACAATTAAAGGCTTCGGAGAGTGATATCACATTAAAAGCTACCAGCAAATCTGTGGAGGACCTGGAGCAGCAAATTACAGATGAAAAGATTGCTAGTTTCTTAGTGTTGAAGTTAGATGATACAGATACTATCCAAGCGACTTATATATCTAAAAATGCTACTGATTTTGAGCAACCGATGCAGGTTCGTGAAGCACTTCAAACCGTGCAGACAAATATTAAAGCAACTTCTTTGGAACTGTCACCAGAAGAAGTCGGACAATTATTTTCACCAATTCAATTCGAACAGGATGCGGTAAGTGCCTCATCTAAATCAGAAGAAGAATTGAGTCAGGCACGCGGATTGGTTTATGTATTGATTTTTGTCATTTATTTTGCCGTGTTCTACTATTCAAATATGATTGCAATGGAAGTTGCAACTGAAAAATCTTCAAGGGTTATGGAAATCATTATTTCGAGTGTTTCTCCCGTTAAACACATGTTTGCGAAAATTGCAGGTGTGGGCACGTTAGGCTTGTTGCAGATTGCGATATTCGGAGCGGCTGGTTTTACCGCATTGAAAACAAGTTCGTCTGATTTGACGTCCGGTGTATTTTCCTTTTTTGGTTTTTCAAATGTCAGCATTAGTACGATGATTTTCGCTGTTATATTCTTCCTTCTCGGCTATTTCCTGTACGCAACTCTTGCAGCGTTGCTTGGCTCACTCGTGAGTCGAACTGAAGACGTGCAACAACTATTGTTGCCTATGACTTTTTTAATAATTATTGCGTCATTCATTGCTTTTTCGGGTCTTGGAAATCCGGAGGCATCATATGTTCAGTTTGCATCATACTTCCCATTCTTTACACCGCTGGTTATGTTCCTTCGTGTTGGGATGCTTGATTTGCCTATTTGGGAACCTCTATTGGGTATTGGAATATTATTAGTCACTATTTTCATTTTGGGCTGGTTCGGCTCACGGGTATATCGTGGGGGGGTATTGATGTACGGTGCCTCACAATCGTTGAAAGATATTAAGAAGGCATTGGATTTAGGAAGAAAATAA